A segment of the Desulfuromonas acetoxidans DSM 684 genome:
ATCGCAACCCGCTGAAGATTTCGCTGAAGTGCTCGCCGAAACAGAACAGGATAAGGCCGGAGAAGACGTATGAAGATGCTGCGTCTGCTGTTTGCCCTCGGCCTGATTCTTTTGCCAGCCACCGGCTGGGCAATTGACCTGCCGACCATCACCCTCGGTGTGGAAAATGCCGCGACGCCCAACGAAGTGTCGATGGCGGTGCAGATTCTTTTGGTTCTGACCATTCTGTCGGTGGCACCGGCGATTTTGCTGATGACCACGGCGTTTGTCCGCGTGGTCGTGGTACTGTCGTTTATCCGTCAGGCCATGGGCACCCAGCAGATGCCTCCCAATCAGGTCATTGTTGGCTTGTCGCTGTTTTTGACCTTTTTTATCATGGCTCCGGTCTATAGCGTGGTCAATGAACGGGCCGTGCAGCCCTATCTGTCCGGGGAGATTGATCAGGCCCAGGCGTTGACGGAGGCCGTCAATCCGGTGCGTGATTTTATGTATTCACAGACACGCGAAAAAGATCTGGCCCTACTGGTGGATATTGCCGGCAACGATCGACCGGACACCATCGATGATGTGCCGACGACAACTCTGATTCCGGCATTTATGCTGTCGGAGCTCAATCGGGCCTTTCAGATCGGTTTTATGGTTTATGTGCCGTTTCTGGTCATCGATATGGTGGTTGCTTCGGTGTTGATGTCCATGGGCATGATGATGTTGCCGCCGCCGATCATTTCGTTGCCGTTCAAGCTGTTGCTGTTTGTTCTTGTTGACGGCTGGGGGCTGGTTGTTGGCTCGTTGGTCAAAAGTTTTTCCTGATTGGTCGTACCCGGCTGTGAGTTGTCTTTGAGCAAAGGAGGTCGACATGACACCTGAATTCGTCATTGATTTGGGCCGCAATGCGGTAAAAACCGTGTTGTTGATTTCGTCTCCGATGCTGTTGTCCGGTTTGATCATCGGTCTGCTGGTAAGTATTTTTCAGGCCGCCACCCAGATCAATGAACAGACCATGACCTTTATTCCGAAAATTGTCGCCGTCCTGGTGTCGTTGATTCTGTTTGCGCCGTGGATTATCCGGCTGATGTTATCCTTTACCGAAAACGTTTTTAACGGCATCACTTTGCTCGGGGGATAGAACGCAGTGGAGCTGCTGTTATTCCCCGTTGATAAATTGCAGCTGGCGTTGATCTGCCTGGCGCGTGTTGCGGCGATTCTTGGCAGTATGCCGGTTTTTGGCAGCGGTCAGGTGCCGGCGCGGGCCAAGGTCATTCTGGCTCTGTTCATGACGTTTCTGATCTTTCCCGGTGTCGAACCCCTGCTGCCCTCGTACTCCTTTGAACCGCTGCCGTTGATGCTGCTGATCGCCAATGAAGCGTTGCTGGGTATTATGATGGGTTTTATTGCCCGACTGATTTTTACCGCAGTCGAATTTGGCGGCACCATTGTCGGCTATCAGATGGGGTTTGCAGCCGCCAATGTCTATGACCCGCAAAACCAGCGTCAGGTCTCACTGATCTCGCAGTTTCAGAATGTTTTTGCCATCCTGGTGTTTCTGGCTCTGGATGTGCATCATCTGTTCATCGAAGCCATGGTCGATTCCTATCGCCAGTTGCCGCCCGGTTTGCTTGATTTCTCTTCCGAGGCGGTGCCGTTTATTATGGAGTTGACCGGGCACATGTTTGTCCTGGCTATCCGCTTCAGCGCCCCGATCCTTGCTGTGCTGTTGTTGTCAGGGCTGGTGCTGGGCATTCTGGCGCGGGTGTTTCCGCAGCTGAATGTCTTTTTGTTGTCGTTCCCCATCAATATCGGCATGGCGTTTATTATTATCGGTCTGACCATGAACATGGTCGTGGCTATGCTGAACCGGGAGTTCTTTGCGCTTCCGGAAACATTCGCTCAATTGTTGTATTACCTGAAGAATTAAAGCAAAGGATGGTCGTATGATCATCGATTGCAGGAGCTTGGATGGCTGAGGAGTCTGGACAGGAACGGACTGAAGAAGCCACCAGTAAGCGGCGAGAGGATTTTCGCAAAAAAGGTCAGGTGGCCCAGAGTAAAGAGGTCAACACGGCCGCATTGCTGAGCCTGTCTCTGCTGCTGTGGTACTTCTACGGCGGATCATTCTGGAGTCAGTTGTCGTGGCTGGTGTCCCATTTTTGGGAGCAGTCCGGCTCACTGGCCGTAACGCCTCAGTCCGTCGTGCAGATTCTGCTGTTTGTCCTGCAGAAAACCGCCGTGTTGTTGTCTCCGTTGTTTCTCATGGTGCTGGTGGTCGGCTTTTTTGCCAGCTTTCTCCAGATTGGCTGGCTGTTTACCGGCAAGCCGTTGATGCCGGATCTCACCAAGCTCGACCCCATCAAAGGGGCGGGTCGGTTTGTCTCCAAGCGCTCCCTTGTCGAATTGGTTAAATCCCTGGCCAAGGTTGCCCTGGTCGGTTATGTCGCCTACAAGACCGTGTACAGTGAATTTGACAATGCGCTGTATCTGGTCGATATGGATGTCATTGAAACGCTCTATTATGTCGGACGCGTGGCCATGGCTGTTCTGATGAAAAGCTGCGGCATCATGATTCTTCTCGCCCTGCTGGATTTTATGTTTGTGCGCTGGGAGATGGAAGAGAAGATGAAAATGACCAAACAGGAACAGAAAGAGGAGTTCAAGGAGAGCGAAGGGGATCCGCACCTTAAGGCCAAAGTTCGTTCTATCCAACAGCAGATGGCTCGACGACGTATGATGGCTGAAGTCCCCAAAGCCGATGTGGTTATCACCAACCCGACCCACCTTTCCGTTGCGATAAAATATGAGCAGGGTGAAATGGATGCTCCGGTGATTATTGCCAAAGGTGCGGATAATCTCGCCATGAAAATTCGTGAGATCGCACGGGAAAATTCTGTTCCGCTTGTAGAAAATGTCGATGTGGCACGAGCTTTGTATAAAGTTGAAGTTGGGGAAGTTGTTCCCGAGCAAATGTTCCAGGCCGTGGCCGAAATTTTAGCTTATGTCTACAGCCTCAAACGCAAATCGTGACAGATTCGTCGGGGTAAAAATACCCCATCATTTTGGCGGCCAGTCTTAGGCTGTTTAGTGAAATAATTTGTGATTGTGTAATTCATGCTTGAAGCGTTAGCGGAAAATAAATGGGTTCGTCTGATTGTCCGTAGTGACATCATGGTCTCGCTCGGCCTGGTGATGGTGCTGATGCTGATGATCATTCCGCTGCCGCCGGTTTTGCTTGATATTTTCCTGTCGCTCAACATCACCCTGGCTCTGCTGATCCTGATCATTAGCCTGTACACGGCGAAATCCGTTGAGTTTGCCGTGTTCCCTGCGGTTCTGCTGGCCACCACGTTGTTCCGATTGTCTCTCAATGTGGCGTCAACCCGCCTGATTTTGCTGCATGGCGAAGAGGGGCCCAGTGCCGCCGGTTCGGTGATCATGTCGTTCGGCCAGTTTGTGGTTGGTGGTAACTACGTGGTTGGCCTGGTTATTTTCGTTATCCTGGTGTTGATCAACTTTATGGTTATTACCAAGGGTGCCGGGCGTGTTGCCGAAGTTGCCGCCCGTTTTACCCTGGATGCCATGCCCGGTAAACAGATGGCCATTGATGCCGATTTGAACGCCGGCCTGATCAATGATCAGGAGGCCAAGGTGCGACGGGCCGAAATCGCCAACGAAGCCGACTTCTACGGGGCCATGGATGGTGCCAGTAAGTTCGTGCGCGGCGATGCCATTGCCGGGATTATTATCACCCTGATCAATATCGGCGCAGGTTTTATCATCGGCGTTGTCCAGAAGGGGATGCCAGCCATTGAGGCGGCACAAAACTACACGATTCTCACGGTTGGTGATGGTCTGGTCGGCCAAGTCCCGGCACTGATCATCTCCACTGCTGCAGGTATTCTCGTTACCCGGACTGCGGGTACCGGCGATTTTGGTACCGACCTCAAAGCGCAGTTCAGTGTTCATCCCCAGGCGGTTTGGGTGGTCTCAGTGATCCTGCTGGCCTTTGCCCTGATTCCCGGTTTGCCGTTTGCTCCCTTTCTCATCCTGTCGGCATTGCTGGCGTTTATCGCGTTTCAGTTGCAGAAGACCCAGGCCCAGGAGCAGGAGGCTGCTGAAGCTATTTCGATGGAACAGGCCCGTCCTGAAGCGCGGGAAAAAGAAGATGATTACGATGAGATGCTCAATGTCGACCTGCTCGAACTCGAGGTCGGCTATGGGTTGATCCCGTTTGTTGATGCCGCCCAGGATGGCGAGTTGCTCGAACGGATTCGTTCGATTCGCAAACAGTTTGCTTTGGATTCCGGTTTTATCGTGCCGCCGGTGCATATCAAAGATAACCTGCAGCTCAAACCCAACGAATATAACTTTATGCTCAAAGGGGTCAAGGTTGCCGGAGCCGAGATGCTCCCCGGCCATTTCATGGCTATGAATCCGGGCATGGCTACTGAGACCATCAAAGGGGTTGCCACTGAAGAGCCTGCATTTGGTCTCCCTGCCACCTGGATCTCGGAAGATAAAAAAGAGCGAGCCCAGATTGCCGGTTATACGGTGGTCGACTGTACCACTGTGATGGCGACACACATCAGCGAGATTATCAAACGCTATGCCTATGAACTTTTAGGCCGCCAAGAGGTACAGAACTTGCTTGATAATCTTAAGAAGAGTTATCCCAAGCTGGTGGAGGAGTTGGTTCCCGAGCCGTTGAACCTTGGTCTGATCATGCGGGTTCTGCAGAATCTGCTGCGTGAAGATGTGTCGATTCGCGATTTGCGCACCATTCTCGAAACTCTGGCTGATTATGCCGCTCCGGGATCGGATCCTGACTATCTGACCGAGCACGTGCGCAGCGCGCTGGCCCGTTCTATCAGTGGTAAGTATGCCCAGGCAGACGATGTTCTGGCGGTGATGACTCTGGATCGCAAGATCGAGGAAGGGATTCAGCAATCGTTGCAGAAGACAGACAGCGGAATCGGTTATCTGGCCATGGAGCCAAGACAGGCTCAAGCGGTCCTGGATGCACTGGCTGAGCAGCTTCAACAGTTCAGTGGCGGGATGACTCCGGTGCTGCTTTGTTCGCCAACGATTCGTCCTCATGTCAAAAAAACGACTGAACGATACCTTCCCAGCCTGGTGGTGATCTCCCACAACGAGATTGCTTCGCATTTAAAAGTACGCTCTATCGGAATGGTGAAAATCAATGCAGGTTAGGGTTTTCGAATCAGAGGATATGGATTCGGCGTTGCGCATGATTAAGGAAGCGCTGGGACCGGATGCCTTGATTCTGTCATCACGGACAGTACGCAAGGGCGGCATGGGTTTGTTCGGAAAACCAATGCTCGAAGTGACCGCCGCTGTTGATGCGAATGCCGATGATGCTGCTACGCCGGAGGCTGATCAAGCCATACTCGATGTGCGTAGTGGCGATGGTGATGATCTGAACTATCAGGACTTGTGGGCGTCCAGAGAGATTGAAAAAAAACCAAAAAAGGTCACGCCACATCGTTTTGAAGAGGCGTTGCCCAATCCGTATCGGCACATCACCTCTTCGGCCTCTGCCGAGACCTCGCCCCGTTCTCTGGATGGGTTGCGCAATGAGGTCGGCGAGTTAAAAAATCTGGTCAGCTCACTGGTTAAAGACCTGCCTGAGCAACTGGATAAGCTTAGTCGTCAGAAACCCCAGCCTGTTATCGCTCCCGCAGTTCAGCGCTTTTCCACCATGTCAACGGCCGATCAGCAGATCCATGATGGTTTGACGCGTCTTGGAATCGAAGCGGAAGCCGCGTCCACGATTGCCCATTACGCATCGAGTCAGCTGACGACCAAACAGATTGCTGATCCGGCTGTTCTTAATGCGTTCTTTGCCAAAACCATTGCCGAACTGGTACAGACCACCGGCAGTATTTTGCCCCAGCCCGGCGAATCGAAACGGATTGCCCTGATTGGTCCGACCGGCGTCGGCAAGACCACCACCATTGCCAAGTTGGCGGCGTCCCATCTGCTCGCCGGTGGCAAGCGGGTGGCTCTGGTCACGATTGACACCTACCGCATTGCCGCTGTTGAGCAACTCAAGGTGTACGGCGAGATCATGAACCTGCCGGTTGAGGTGGTGATGAACGCTGATCAGTTGCATGAAGTGTTGGAGCGCCACAGCGATAAAGATCTGGTGTTGATCGATACGGCCGGACGCAGCCCAAAAGATTCGGTGAGCCTGCAGGAACTTGAAGAGTTTCTCCATGTTGATCCGAACATTGAGGCGCATCTGGTTATGTCGGCAACCACGCGCGAGCGCGACCTCTACGAGATTTATGGGCGGTTCAGTGCCCTGTCCCCGCAAAGCATGTTGTTGACCAAGCTCGACGAATGCAACAGCCTCGGGGTTTTGTTGAATATTCATTTGCGCAACAACTGTCCCATATCATATCTGGCCAACGGTCAGAAAGTTCCGGAAGACCTTGTTCAAGCTACCTCTGAGTTGGTTAGCTCAATGATTCTGGAAAGCAGTGAAGGATAAATCGATGGATGGACATCAAGAACACGCCGATCAGGCGGATACATTACGCTCGTTGAGTGACCGAATGGGAGAGGCACCCCAGATGAATGCCGGCAACAATAAGACGGCACGCGTTCTGTCGGTCACCAGTGGTAAGGGGGGCGTTGGTAAAACTGCAGTTGTCTCCAATGTTGCCGTTGCTCTGGGCCGAATGGGGAAGAGGGTTTTGATTATCGATGCCGACCTCGGTCTGGCCAATATCGATGTGGTCTTCGGTCTGGCCCCACGTTATAACCTTAACCATTTCTTTTCCGGCCAGCAGAGCCTGGAGTCGATCCTTGTTGATGGCCCCCCCGGGGTACAGATTCTTCCGGCCGGATCCGGGGTCCAGCAGTTTACCCGCCTCGAAGCCAGCCATAAGATGCGCTTTCTCGATGACCTGGAAAACTTGCCTGGCGATTACGATGTGGTATTGATTGATACCGAGGCCGGTATTTCCGAAAATGTCACTTATTTCAACCAGGCCGCGCAGGATATCTTGGTGGTGACCACGCCGGAGCCGACCGCGATCACCGATGCCTACGCGCTGATGAAATTGTTGTCGTCGCAGTATCACGAAAAGCGCTTCAACCTGATTGTCAACTCGGTGCGCCATTCGGATGAAGCGCTGGATGTGTATCGTAAACTGACCATGGTGTCCAATCGTTATCTGGATATCTCCATTGATTTCATGGGCGGCATTCCGTTCGACCGTAAAATGTACGAGTCGGTCCGACGCCAGAAAGTGATGGTGGAGATGTATCCGGGACACAAAGTCAGCGTGGCATTTGAAAAGCTGGCGACGACGCTGATTGCGGATCAGCACCGCAATGAACCTAAAGGGTCGTTGCAATTTTTCTGGAAACGATTGTTGTCATTGGGGAGTGGCACTTAGTGATGAGTTCGCCTTACGGCTATGGACCGTCTTCCGGTCAGGATAAAAACGAGCTGGTCAAGTCTCATATGTCGCTGGTGCATCTGGTGGTTGATCGCATGCGCGCTCAGGTGCCTGGGTTCGTGACCAAAGACGATATGACCAGTGCGGCGATGATGGGGTTGATGGATGCCGCCACCCGTTTTGATCCGTCGCGGGGGATCATGTTCAAAACCTTTGCCGAGCGGCGTATTCGTGGAGCCATCTACGATGAGATCCGCAAGATGGACTGGTTCTCCCGTTCATTGCGCGAAAAGCAGGGGCGGATCGGCAAGACCATTACCCAGATGGAGCATCGTCTCGGCCGCACTCCCGAAGAGGAAGAAGTCGCCGAAGCCATGGACATGACCCTGGATGAATACCGCCACATGCTTGGCCAGGTGTGTCATCTCGGTTGTGTCAGCCTCAACGAAACCTTGGACGACCGCGACGATGGCCGCAATTTTCTCGATCTGCTTACCGATGATTCACCGTCGGTACAGCAACGGATAGAGGAGAGTGAACTCGCTTCCGAACTGGCCGGGCAACTGGATAAACTCTCAGAAAAAGAGCGATTGGTCATTTCGTTGTATTACTATGAAGAACTGACGCAAAAGGAGATCGCTGAAGTTCTCGACCTGACCGAAGGGCGGATTTCCCAATTGCACAGTCAGGCGTTGGTTAAACTCAAAGTCAAACTGTCACGGCCGAGGTGATTACGGTGCAACAGACTCTCCATAACATCATTGATATGCTGTTTAACCTGCCCCACCTGCAATTGATCTTCGTCAGCTTTATGATGTTGGTGTTTGGCCTGGCAGTATGGCGTCTGCAACGGCGGGTCCATGATGAAACCCGTCGTCGTGAAGAAGCCGATCGCCAGTTGCTCAACGCCCTGCAACGTCTGACCCGGCTCGAAGATCAGATCGAACAAGGTGGCTCCGGCAAAGAACGCAATTTTGAACGCAGTCTCGATCATGCCGAGCTGAAAAACCGTTTGCAGACCCCTCCGGCAACATCGGGTAATCCACCGAATAAATACCGTCATGTTGCAGCGTTGGCTGAGCAGGGGATGGACGAAAAGCAGATAGCCGACGTGTTGCACATCTCCATTGCGGAAGCTTCGCAACTCATCTCCCTCTCACGCATTGCCTGCAGCGAATAATCCTGCCCGAACATGTCGTTTCCAAGGTCTTTCCCCTGGGTCTCTCTCCGACCAGCACGGGATCTATTTCGTCTGTGGCCTGAAGAAATTTATCTGATTGTTCCCTGGTTGCCACGCATAATTGCGACGGCTGATTTGGCTCCGTCGAGACGTTTGCGGCCTTGAGAATAAGAGTCGACACAATTTCGCCCCATATTCATCCGCTAAATTGATGCCTCCCCTAAAGTTTTCCTGCCAACAGGTCGACATGTCAGTTAACGATCAATCAACCAGGAGTAACTTATGAGTTCCGGGATTTACGCGACCCTCAGTGGTGCCGTTGCCAGAATGCAGACTGTCGATGTCGTGACCAACAACCTCTCCAATGCCAACACGCTCGGCTATAAAAAAGACCGAGTTCAATTCAGTGCGGTTTTGGACAGCGCCAAGCAGAACCAGCAGGCCGGTGGCGTGAACTATTCATACGTCGAAGTAGCTAAAACGGATTATTCGCAAGGCGTGTTGATCGATACCCGCAATGAGTATGATGTGGCCATTAACGGCAATGGCTTTTTCAAAGTTCGCAATCCTGATGACGGTGAGATCTATTTTACCCGCCTCGGAGCCCTTGATCGGGAACCGGACGGTACGTTGATCACCCGTACCGGCGAATTTGTGTTGAGCCCGGCCAATGAAACCATTGTGCTCCCTGAAGGGGACTTTGTCATTGATGAGCGTGGCCGTATTCTCGGCAACGAGGGTGTGGTGGATGAGCTGGCGTTGGTTGATCCGGATCCGGACTTGTTGATTAAACAAGGTAATGGCCGCTACAGCTATGATGGCGATATGCGGGTCGTTCCCAACAGTACCGACAGCCAGGTGATGCAGGGCCATCTTGAACAGTCCAATGTCAAGGCGATTGAGGAAACGACTTTGATGATGACCAGCCTGCGCGCCTTTGAAAATTATCAGAAAGCGATGAAAAACTATTTCACTCTCGAGAGCAAAGTGAACGAAATCGGCTCTCTTTAATTATCAGAGTTATTCAGTTTCACAATAAAGAGTTTATTCAGCAACAGGAGACAGGGGTATGATCAGAGCATTATGGACCGCCGCCACCGGCATGGATTCGCAACAGACGAATATTGATGTGATTGCCAACAACCTGGCCAACGTCAACACCAGCGGTTTCAAAAAAAGCCGTGCGGATTTTCAGGAGTTGCTCTATCAGGTCAGCAAAACTCCCGGCAGTTCCACCTCGGCCGATACCGTGTCGCCGACCGGTATTCAGGTTGGTCTTGGTTCGCGAACCGCTGCCGTGCAAAAAGTGTTTAGCACCGGCGATATGATGCAGACGGAAAATGAGCTGGATCTGGCCATTGAAGGTCGTGGTTTCTTTCAGGTCGAAATGCCTGACGGAACCACCGCTTATACCCGTTCCGGTGCGCTGAAAAAAGATGGCGACGGACGTCTGACCACCTCGGAAGGGTACCTGTTGACACCGCAGATTGTCATTCCTGAAAATACCACCAGCATCTCCATCGGTCAGGATGGTACCGTGGATGTTTTCCTCGATGGTGAGTCCACCTCCACGGAAATCGGTGTGATTGAGATGGCGATTTTCAGTAATGAATCGGGTTTGCGTAGTCTTGGTCGCAACCTGTTTGCTGAAACGCTCTCCTCGGGTGTTGCGAACACCGGAATCCCCGGCGAAAATGGTCTTGGGACATTATCGCAGGGCTATCTTGAAGGGTCCAACGTCAGCGTCATGGAAGAGATGGTTAATATGATCGCCGGTCAACGGGCTTATGAGGTCAATTCCAAGGCCATTCAGACTGCCGATGAAATGCTGCAAATGACCAATAATCTGATCTAAGGTTGCATGGTGCGGATTCTCTCGGACAAAAACAGATTTTTCTGGCTGCTCCTAGTCAGCATGGTGATTGGCTTGCTGTGGAGCTCCCTGGCGGTTGCCGGTGGAACCACAATTACCAATCAGGATATCCAGCGCACCATCAAGACTTATCTGAACAAGGCCCAACAGCGCATTAACCATGTTGATTACACGTTTGAGCCGTATTCCAAGGAGGATTCTTTTACTCTTCCGGCAGGTAAATTGCGAATAGATGTGTTGCCAGCCGTTAAAAAGATCATTGGCAGCCGCCATTTCACCGTGGTCTATCGGGTCGATGGGCGCACTGTCAAATCGGTCACGGTTCGCGGCAAGTTGCTCGTCAAGGCCGATGTGGTGGTGGCGCAACAGTCGCTTAAACGTGGGACGATTATTTCCGCCGAAGATGTCAGTTTGGTTCACCTGGATGTTTCGCGGATCCGTGAACCTATTTTTGACCTGAAAAATGTGGTGGGAAAACTCGTTGCCCGCAATGTACGTGCCGGTCAGCCGGTGGAGTTCAAGAGTGTGGAAACACCGCCACTGGTCCACAAAGGCAGCTTTGTCAAATTGGTCGCCCGCCGCAGCGGCATGATGTTGACGGCGATCGGCATTGCCCTGGAAGACGGCAGCAAGGGCGAAGTGATTCGGGTGCAAAACAACAGATCGAAAAAAGTGGTTATGGCTCAGGTCGTTGGGCCGGATCTGGTCGAAGTGGAGTTTTAACATGAAACAGATGTGGCAACGGATTCCATACCTTTTGATGCTTGTAGCGGGTGTTGTCGCCTGTGCACCGGTGCAACCGAGAGATGCTGAAATCTCCAAGCCGGTCACCATGGAAACTCCCGAGATTGAGGCACCGCAGCCCAAGACACCCGGCTCCTTGTGGACGACGGGTAACGGCAGTCTGTTTGTTGATAACCGGGCCAGTCGTGTCGGCGATATTCTCACCGTGGCCATCTACGAGCAGGCCGAAGCCAGCAAGCAAGCGACCACATCCACGGGCCGAACTACCTCCGCCAGTGCCGATATTACCAGCTTGTTTGGCCTGGAATCCAATCTCGCCAACTTGAACAGTAACATTGATCCGGCCAATCTGGTCAGTGCCGGATATACCAACGATTTTCAGGGTAGTGGCAGTACCACCCGGAAAGAAGATCTGGTCGCGACATTGACAACCCGAGTGGTTGAAGTGTTGCCGAACGGCACTCTGCGTATTTCCGGGAGTAAAAGTGTTACCGTCAACCATGAACGACAGTTGATTCACCTGTCCGGTATTGTCCGCCAGGAAGATATCACCCCGGAAAACCTTATTGACTCAAAGTATGTTCTTGATGCCAATATTGTCTATACCGGTAAAGGTGTGATTGACGATAAACAGAAGCCGGGTTGGTTGCTGCGGTTACTGGATACGGTAACACCATTTTAAGTGTGTTGCCTCGGGTTGATAGCCCGCAGGAGTTGAGAATGACAAAACGTGTTCACATCGTGATTATAGCTCTGGTCCTCTTCAGCCTGTCCTGCTCGACAGGGCTGGCCAGTCGCATTAAGGATCTGGCCGATATTGAAGGGGTGCGGACCAATCAACTGGTTGGTT
Coding sequences within it:
- the fliP gene encoding flagellar type III secretion system pore protein FliP (The bacterial flagellar biogenesis protein FliP forms a type III secretion system (T3SS)-type pore required for flagellar assembly.) → MKMLRLLFALGLILLPATGWAIDLPTITLGVENAATPNEVSMAVQILLVLTILSVAPAILLMTTAFVRVVVVLSFIRQAMGTQQMPPNQVIVGLSLFLTFFIMAPVYSVVNERAVQPYLSGEIDQAQALTEAVNPVRDFMYSQTREKDLALLVDIAGNDRPDTIDDVPTTTLIPAFMLSELNRAFQIGFMVYVPFLVIDMVVASVLMSMGMMMLPPPIISLPFKLLLFVLVDGWGLVVGSLVKSFS
- the fliQ gene encoding flagellar biosynthesis protein FliQ — its product is MTPEFVIDLGRNAVKTVLLISSPMLLSGLIIGLLVSIFQAATQINEQTMTFIPKIVAVLVSLILFAPWIIRLMLSFTENVFNGITLLGG
- the fliR gene encoding flagellar biosynthetic protein FliR → MELLLFPVDKLQLALICLARVAAILGSMPVFGSGQVPARAKVILALFMTFLIFPGVEPLLPSYSFEPLPLMLLIANEALLGIMMGFIARLIFTAVEFGGTIVGYQMGFAAANVYDPQNQRQVSLISQFQNVFAILVFLALDVHHLFIEAMVDSYRQLPPGLLDFSSEAVPFIMELTGHMFVLAIRFSAPILAVLLLSGLVLGILARVFPQLNVFLLSFPINIGMAFIIIGLTMNMVVAMLNREFFALPETFAQLLYYLKN
- the flhB gene encoding flagellar biosynthesis protein FlhB encodes the protein MAEESGQERTEEATSKRREDFRKKGQVAQSKEVNTAALLSLSLLLWYFYGGSFWSQLSWLVSHFWEQSGSLAVTPQSVVQILLFVLQKTAVLLSPLFLMVLVVGFFASFLQIGWLFTGKPLMPDLTKLDPIKGAGRFVSKRSLVELVKSLAKVALVGYVAYKTVYSEFDNALYLVDMDVIETLYYVGRVAMAVLMKSCGIMILLALLDFMFVRWEMEEKMKMTKQEQKEEFKESEGDPHLKAKVRSIQQQMARRRMMAEVPKADVVITNPTHLSVAIKYEQGEMDAPVIIAKGADNLAMKIREIARENSVPLVENVDVARALYKVEVGEVVPEQMFQAVAEILAYVYSLKRKS
- the flhA gene encoding flagellar biosynthesis protein FlhA, which translates into the protein MLEALAENKWVRLIVRSDIMVSLGLVMVLMLMIIPLPPVLLDIFLSLNITLALLILIISLYTAKSVEFAVFPAVLLATTLFRLSLNVASTRLILLHGEEGPSAAGSVIMSFGQFVVGGNYVVGLVIFVILVLINFMVITKGAGRVAEVAARFTLDAMPGKQMAIDADLNAGLINDQEAKVRRAEIANEADFYGAMDGASKFVRGDAIAGIIITLINIGAGFIIGVVQKGMPAIEAAQNYTILTVGDGLVGQVPALIISTAAGILVTRTAGTGDFGTDLKAQFSVHPQAVWVVSVILLAFALIPGLPFAPFLILSALLAFIAFQLQKTQAQEQEAAEAISMEQARPEAREKEDDYDEMLNVDLLELEVGYGLIPFVDAAQDGELLERIRSIRKQFALDSGFIVPPVHIKDNLQLKPNEYNFMLKGVKVAGAEMLPGHFMAMNPGMATETIKGVATEEPAFGLPATWISEDKKERAQIAGYTVVDCTTVMATHISEIIKRYAYELLGRQEVQNLLDNLKKSYPKLVEELVPEPLNLGLIMRVLQNLLREDVSIRDLRTILETLADYAAPGSDPDYLTEHVRSALARSISGKYAQADDVLAVMTLDRKIEEGIQQSLQKTDSGIGYLAMEPRQAQAVLDALAEQLQQFSGGMTPVLLCSPTIRPHVKKTTERYLPSLVVISHNEIASHLKVRSIGMVKINAG
- the flhF gene encoding flagellar biosynthesis protein FlhF; translation: MQVRVFESEDMDSALRMIKEALGPDALILSSRTVRKGGMGLFGKPMLEVTAAVDANADDAATPEADQAILDVRSGDGDDLNYQDLWASREIEKKPKKVTPHRFEEALPNPYRHITSSASAETSPRSLDGLRNEVGELKNLVSSLVKDLPEQLDKLSRQKPQPVIAPAVQRFSTMSTADQQIHDGLTRLGIEAEAASTIAHYASSQLTTKQIADPAVLNAFFAKTIAELVQTTGSILPQPGESKRIALIGPTGVGKTTTIAKLAASHLLAGGKRVALVTIDTYRIAAVEQLKVYGEIMNLPVEVVMNADQLHEVLERHSDKDLVLIDTAGRSPKDSVSLQELEEFLHVDPNIEAHLVMSATTRERDLYEIYGRFSALSPQSMLLTKLDECNSLGVLLNIHLRNNCPISYLANGQKVPEDLVQATSELVSSMILESSEG
- a CDS encoding MinD/ParA family protein, whose amino-acid sequence is MDGHQEHADQADTLRSLSDRMGEAPQMNAGNNKTARVLSVTSGKGGVGKTAVVSNVAVALGRMGKRVLIIDADLGLANIDVVFGLAPRYNLNHFFSGQQSLESILVDGPPGVQILPAGSGVQQFTRLEASHKMRFLDDLENLPGDYDVVLIDTEAGISENVTYFNQAAQDILVVTTPEPTAITDAYALMKLLSSQYHEKRFNLIVNSVRHSDEALDVYRKLTMVSNRYLDISIDFMGGIPFDRKMYESVRRQKVMVEMYPGHKVSVAFEKLATTLIADQHRNEPKGSLQFFWKRLLSLGSGT
- a CDS encoding FliA/WhiG family RNA polymerase sigma factor yields the protein MSSPYGYGPSSGQDKNELVKSHMSLVHLVVDRMRAQVPGFVTKDDMTSAAMMGLMDAATRFDPSRGIMFKTFAERRIRGAIYDEIRKMDWFSRSLREKQGRIGKTITQMEHRLGRTPEEEEVAEAMDMTLDEYRHMLGQVCHLGCVSLNETLDDRDDGRNFLDLLTDDSPSVQQRIEESELASELAGQLDKLSEKERLVISLYYYEELTQKEIAEVLDLTEGRISQLHSQALVKLKVKLSRPR
- a CDS encoding flagellar hook-basal body protein, with the protein product MSSGIYATLSGAVARMQTVDVVTNNLSNANTLGYKKDRVQFSAVLDSAKQNQQAGGVNYSYVEVAKTDYSQGVLIDTRNEYDVAINGNGFFKVRNPDDGEIYFTRLGALDREPDGTLITRTGEFVLSPANETIVLPEGDFVIDERGRILGNEGVVDELALVDPDPDLLIKQGNGRYSYDGDMRVVPNSTDSQVMQGHLEQSNVKAIEETTLMMTSLRAFENYQKAMKNYFTLESKVNEIGSL
- the flgG gene encoding flagellar basal-body rod protein FlgG; the encoded protein is MIRALWTAATGMDSQQTNIDVIANNLANVNTSGFKKSRADFQELLYQVSKTPGSSTSADTVSPTGIQVGLGSRTAAVQKVFSTGDMMQTENELDLAIEGRGFFQVEMPDGTTAYTRSGALKKDGDGRLTTSEGYLLTPQIVIPENTTSISIGQDGTVDVFLDGESTSTEIGVIEMAIFSNESGLRSLGRNLFAETLSSGVANTGIPGENGLGTLSQGYLEGSNVSVMEEMVNMIAGQRAYEVNSKAIQTADEMLQMTNNLI